The Polynucleobacter sp. TSB-Sco08W16 genome includes a region encoding these proteins:
- the pstC gene encoding phosphate ABC transporter permease subunit PstC: MTFQNPSDLSNPRAIKVARIQRVQDFLFQAVTQFFSLIVLFALLGIIISLFINAWPALSTFGVGFFFTQEWDIVNGEFGGLIAIYGTLVTSIIALLIAVPLSFGIAVFLTELCPGSLRRPLGTAVELLAAVPSIIYGMFGLFIFAPLFAEYVEPALAASLGKIPGFGILFSGAFNGVGVLCAGLILAMMILPFIASVMRDVFAIVPPVLKESAYGIRCTTWEVVKNVVLPYTKAGVIGGVMLGLGRALGETMAVTFVIGNAHRLSASLFAPGTSIASTLANEFGEAEAGNHLSSLFALGLTLFIITFIVLACAKWMLNNMEKKQGLKS; this comes from the coding sequence ATGACTTTTCAAAACCCTTCCGATCTAAGTAATCCCAGAGCTATTAAAGTTGCTCGCATACAGCGGGTACAGGATTTTTTATTTCAGGCTGTAACGCAATTCTTTTCATTAATTGTTTTATTTGCATTACTTGGCATCATTATTTCTTTATTTATTAATGCATGGCCTGCATTGAGTACTTTTGGTGTCGGCTTCTTTTTTACCCAAGAATGGGATATTGTGAATGGTGAGTTTGGTGGCTTGATTGCTATCTACGGAACTCTTGTTACTTCAATTATTGCTTTATTGATTGCCGTTCCTTTAAGCTTTGGAATCGCAGTATTTCTTACTGAACTGTGCCCAGGTTCTTTGCGACGCCCTCTAGGAACTGCTGTCGAATTACTTGCTGCAGTTCCATCAATCATCTATGGCATGTTTGGCCTATTTATTTTTGCGCCACTATTTGCAGAATATGTTGAGCCAGCACTTGCAGCTAGCTTAGGAAAAATACCGGGATTTGGAATATTGTTTTCTGGCGCCTTTAACGGTGTAGGTGTATTGTGTGCAGGCCTAATTCTTGCCATGATGATTCTTCCATTTATTGCATCAGTCATGCGCGACGTTTTTGCTATTGTTCCCCCGGTCCTCAAAGAGTCCGCATATGGTATCAGATGCACAACCTGGGAAGTAGTGAAGAATGTAGTGCTGCCTTATACCAAGGCAGGAGTTATTGGAGGCGTAATGCTTGGACTTGGTAGAGCGCTTGGTGAAACCATGGCCGTTACCTTTGTGATTGGCAATGCCCATCGTTTATCAGCCTCTTTATTTGCCCCCGGCACATCTATAGCCTCAACTTTGGCTAACGAATTTGGTGAAGCAGAGGCTGGCAACCATTTATCTTCTCTATTTGCTCTTGGCTTAACTCTTTTTATTATTACCTTTATTGTTCTCGCATGCGCTAAATGGATGCTAAACAATATGGAGAAGAAGCAAGGCTTGAAATCATGA
- the pstA gene encoding phosphate ABC transporter permease PstA translates to MNGTSNINPDVFARRKRANKIGLTLSMCAMALGMIFLLWILSVLVIKGFSSISLDLFTHSTPAPGSDGGGLANAIVGSLMLIGCCTLISTPIGVLSGLYLSEYGDRSKVAAITRFVTDIMLSAPSIVIGLFVYAFVVAQVRHFSGWAGTIALALIAIPVVVRTTENMLRLVPGSLREAAYALGTPKWKVAFMITLRAAQSGVMTGILLALARVSGETAPLLFTALNNQFFSTNMNAPMANLPVVIFQFAMSPYDNWVDLAWGGALLITFAVLGLNILARVVFRDKVQA, encoded by the coding sequence ATGAACGGTACCAGTAACATTAATCCTGATGTTTTTGCCCGCCGCAAGCGTGCTAACAAGATCGGCTTGACTCTTTCCATGTGTGCTATGGCACTGGGAATGATTTTCTTACTCTGGATTCTGAGTGTTCTAGTCATCAAGGGTTTTTCCTCTATAAGCTTGGATCTCTTTACTCACAGTACTCCGGCGCCTGGATCGGATGGCGGCGGTCTTGCTAATGCCATAGTGGGTAGCTTGATGCTAATTGGCTGCTGTACCTTAATCAGCACCCCTATTGGTGTGTTGTCTGGTCTTTATCTATCTGAATATGGCGATAGAAGTAAGGTTGCTGCTATTACTCGATTTGTAACAGACATTATGTTGTCAGCCCCATCTATTGTGATTGGTTTGTTTGTCTATGCATTTGTAGTCGCGCAGGTAAGACATTTTTCTGGTTGGGCTGGCACGATCGCTCTGGCTTTGATTGCTATCCCAGTAGTTGTGAGAACAACGGAGAATATGCTCAGATTGGTTCCTGGAAGTTTGCGTGAGGCTGCTTATGCCTTAGGCACTCCAAAATGGAAAGTGGCTTTCATGATCACGCTTCGTGCAGCACAGAGTGGTGTGATGACAGGTATTTTGTTAGCACTTGCCCGTGTAAGTGGCGAGACAGCGCCTTTGTTATTTACCGCACTAAATAATCAGTTCTTTTCAACCAATATGAATGCGCCGATGGCGAATTTACCGGTTGTCATTTTCCAGTTTGCAATGAGTCCATACGATAACTGGGTTGACCTTGCTTGGGGCGGCGCTTTATTGATTACCTTTGCAGTACTTGGATTGAATATCCTTGCTCGAGTGGTATTCCGAGATAAGGTGCAGGCATGA
- the pstB gene encoding phosphate ABC transporter ATP-binding protein PstB, protein MMTNMKTMFDLNQIDSQGGRVDTANQEPQKSAVNAIEVRDLNFYYGAFQGLKNINLDIEQGKVTAFIGPSGCGKSTLLRTLNRMYDLYPGQRAEGEINFYGQNILEQGQDLNLLRSRIGMVFQKPTPFPMSIYENIAFGVRLYEKLSRSEMDERVEWALNKAALWNEVKDKLNQSGLSLSGGQQQRLCIARGVAVKPSVILLDEPTSALDPISTGKVEELIHELKNDYTIAIVTHNMQQAARVSDYTAYMYLGSLIEYGKTDEIFIKPKRKETEDYITGRFG, encoded by the coding sequence ATGATGACTAATATGAAAACAATGTTTGACTTAAATCAGATTGATAGTCAAGGGGGTAGAGTGGATACAGCAAATCAAGAGCCGCAGAAGTCGGCAGTCAATGCCATTGAAGTGCGCGATCTTAATTTTTATTACGGTGCATTTCAGGGCTTAAAGAATATCAATTTAGATATTGAGCAAGGCAAGGTCACTGCCTTTATTGGACCTTCAGGTTGCGGTAAGTCGACCTTACTAAGAACCTTAAATCGCATGTATGACCTCTATCCAGGACAGCGTGCTGAGGGCGAGATTAATTTCTATGGCCAAAACATCCTCGAGCAAGGACAAGATTTAAACTTGCTGCGCTCACGTATTGGTATGGTTTTTCAGAAGCCAACCCCATTTCCAATGTCAATTTACGAGAACATTGCTTTTGGTGTGCGTTTATATGAAAAGCTCTCTCGTTCCGAAATGGATGAACGTGTTGAGTGGGCCTTGAATAAAGCAGCCTTGTGGAATGAGGTAAAAGATAAGCTAAACCAGAGTGGTCTATCCCTCTCTGGAGGACAGCAACAACGCCTTTGTATTGCTCGTGGAGTGGCAGTAAAGCCATCCGTGATCTTGTTGGATGAACCTACATCTGCTTTGGATCCTATTTCTACCGGCAAAGTAGAGGAATTGATTCATGAACTCAAAAATGACTATACGATTGCAATCGTGACTCATAATATGCAGCAAGCAGCTCGTGTTTCGGACTATACGGCTTATATGTATTTGGGTAGCTTGATTGAGTACGGAAAAACCGACGAAATATTTATTAAGCCTAAGCGTAAAGAAACAGAAGATTACATTACCGGTCGTTTCGGTTAA
- the phoU gene encoding phosphate signaling complex protein PhoU: MPDKHLSSQFDADLNSLSSRLLEMGGLVESQIATAMRAFTQMDIETCNVVIENEKSVNDLEIQIDLACTELIARRQPTARDLRLVMAVSKAITNLERAGDEAERVAKRTKRLIEAGMPHNINVAEIRLSGQMAISLLRRSLDAFARLDTIAAAEVVEEDRQIDEEFRGFVRKLITYMSEDPHMISTGLDMLTIAKAIERIGDHAKNIAEFVIYIAKGSDVRHIPHEDLVREANRE; encoded by the coding sequence ATGCCAGATAAACACTTATCCTCGCAATTTGATGCGGATCTTAACTCCCTTTCTAGTCGCTTGCTCGAAATGGGCGGTCTTGTAGAGTCACAGATTGCCACTGCAATGCGTGCTTTCACACAGATGGATATCGAAACCTGCAATGTTGTGATAGAGAATGAAAAATCGGTTAATGATCTTGAGATTCAGATTGACTTAGCCTGCACAGAATTGATTGCACGTCGTCAACCTACTGCTCGTGACCTTCGTCTCGTGATGGCAGTTTCTAAGGCGATTACCAATTTAGAACGTGCTGGAGATGAAGCTGAGCGTGTAGCTAAGCGCACTAAACGTTTGATTGAAGCTGGCATGCCACACAATATTAATGTGGCTGAAATCCGTTTGTCGGGTCAAATGGCGATTTCATTGCTGCGTCGCAGCCTAGATGCCTTTGCCCGGTTGGATACGATTGCAGCTGCTGAGGTTGTTGAAGAAGATCGTCAGATTGATGAGGAATTTAGAGGCTTTGTTCGTAAGCTCATCACCTATATGTCTGAAGATCCGCATATGATTAGTACGGGTCTGGATATGTTAACTATTGCAAAAGCGATTGAACGTATTGGTGATCACGCAAAAAATATTGCTGAGTTCGTCATTTACATTGCGAAGGGGTCTGATGTTCGTCATATCCCGCACGAAGATTTAGTCCGCGAAGCTAATAGAGAATAA
- the phoB gene encoding phosphate regulon transcriptional regulator PhoB — MTHRILIVEDEPSIAELIAINLSHAGFEVEKAMQTDLALTMMKDQLPNLVILDWMLPGKSGVQFAKELRQNERTKTLPILMLTAKSEESDKVLGLDSGADDYVTKPFSPKELVARVRAILRRLAPIEDTGLLTVGPLKLDPSSHRVLATWPNLEPKSIALGPTEFRLLQFFMANPERVHSRSSLLDKVWGNEVYIEERTVDVHIKRLRAALAPFDCDRYIETVRGSGYRVTKTPTET; from the coding sequence ATGACTCACCGCATACTCATAGTTGAGGATGAGCCATCAATTGCAGAATTGATTGCGATTAACCTATCCCACGCTGGCTTTGAAGTAGAAAAGGCGATGCAAACTGATCTTGCATTAACGATGATGAAAGATCAGTTGCCTAATCTAGTTATCCTCGATTGGATGTTACCTGGTAAATCAGGTGTTCAATTTGCAAAAGAGCTTCGTCAAAATGAGCGCACCAAGACATTGCCTATTTTGATGCTCACTGCAAAGAGCGAGGAATCCGATAAGGTTCTGGGGCTTGATTCAGGTGCAGACGATTATGTGACTAAGCCTTTTTCACCAAAGGAACTAGTTGCTAGGGTCAGGGCGATTTTACGTAGGCTGGCGCCTATTGAAGATACCGGCCTTCTAACAGTTGGTCCCTTAAAGCTGGATCCAAGCTCACATCGAGTCTTAGCTACATGGCCTAATCTCGAGCCAAAATCGATTGCTCTTGGCCCAACTGAATTTAGATTGTTACAGTTCTTTATGGCCAACCCTGAGCGCGTCCATTCTCGTAGTAGTCTATTGGATAAGGTTTGGGGTAACGAGGTCTACATTGAAGAGAGAACTGTGGACGTTCACATCAAGCGCTTAAGAGCTGCTTTGGCTCCTTTTGATTGTGATCGTTATATTGAGACAGTACGTGGTAGCGGCTACCGCGTTACCAAAACTCCTACAGAGACCTAA
- the phoR gene encoding phosphate regulon sensor histidine kinase PhoR has protein sequence MFSALSRFFTIISVAFIAAFSVLSLWGSQWAIAAGIFVLAIPLVYAYINLARLRKYILADTVENMPLPSGFWEEVFFRLQRLVRNLKQRIRSIEQQHDHFIEAFQASPNGIVMLDESDQIEWCNSIAERFFGLIFKRDVMQRINFLIRRPEFIQYLHKRLFEEPLLLERMGPDGNLSLMLQAFPFGQNRHLLLIQDVTDLQKADAMRRDFVANVSHEMRTPITVLMGFLETVQSLDLKKDQQDQYFDMMMSQAQRMKSLVEDLLTLANLESNALPATNTVIKVETLMALLKNDAEALSSGKHTFKFDVQSPLNILGDEREVLSAFSNLVSNAIRYTPDAGSIQVSWDVNVLGQGEFSVTDTGPGIASEHLSRLTERFYRVDRSRSRDTGGTGLGLAIVKHIASRHQAQLVIESTPGRGSKFLLRFPKDRVEA, from the coding sequence ATGTTCTCTGCACTAAGCCGTTTTTTTACCATCATCTCCGTTGCATTTATAGCGGCGTTTTCGGTCTTGTCCCTTTGGGGATCTCAGTGGGCTATTGCAGCAGGAATCTTCGTTCTCGCTATTCCCCTGGTCTATGCTTACATTAACTTAGCTAGGCTTCGTAAATATATCCTTGCTGATACCGTTGAAAATATGCCTCTGCCGAGCGGGTTTTGGGAGGAGGTATTTTTTCGCTTACAGCGCCTTGTCAGAAATCTAAAGCAACGCATTCGCAGCATTGAACAACAGCATGATCATTTTATTGAGGCATTTCAAGCCTCTCCAAATGGAATTGTCATGCTGGATGAAAGCGATCAAATTGAGTGGTGCAATAGCATCGCAGAGCGCTTCTTTGGATTGATATTTAAGCGTGATGTAATGCAACGTATCAATTTCTTAATAAGGCGCCCAGAATTTATTCAGTATCTTCATAAACGCTTATTTGAAGAGCCCTTGTTGCTTGAGCGTATGGGCCCAGATGGTAATTTGAGCTTGATGTTACAAGCATTTCCATTTGGTCAGAATAGACATCTTTTGCTAATACAAGATGTCACAGATTTACAAAAAGCAGATGCAATGCGTCGCGATTTCGTGGCCAATGTATCCCATGAAATGCGTACACCAATTACCGTATTAATGGGCTTTTTAGAAACAGTTCAGTCTCTTGACCTGAAAAAGGATCAACAAGATCAATACTTTGACATGATGATGTCTCAGGCCCAGAGAATGAAGAGCTTAGTTGAAGATTTGCTCACCTTAGCCAATCTAGAGTCCAACGCATTACCAGCCACAAACACAGTCATTAAGGTTGAAACCCTCATGGCTCTTCTGAAAAATGATGCAGAAGCTCTTTCTAGTGGAAAGCATACGTTTAAGTTTGATGTTCAATCGCCTTTGAATATTCTTGGTGATGAACGTGAGGTTCTCTCAGCATTTAGTAATTTGGTCTCCAATGCGATCCGCTACACCCCTGATGCTGGGTCAATTCAGGTTTCTTGGGATGTAAATGTCTTGGGGCAAGGCGAGTTCTCCGTTACCGATACCGGCCCCGGAATTGCATCAGAACATTTGTCGAGGTTGACGGAGCGTTTCTATCGAGTGGATAGAAGTCGATCAAGGGATACGGGTGGAACAGGATTGGGCTTGGCAATTGTGAAGCATATTGCTAGCAGACATCAGGCTCAATTGGTGATAGAAAGCACTCCAGGAAGGGGGAGCAAATTTTTGCTACGCTTCCCAAAAGACAGGGTTGAGGCCTGA
- a CDS encoding MgtC/SapB family protein codes for MTQWDLYGTIALRLGLALLVGAILGLNRWLHHKSAGIRTHALVSIGSATAVLLISDFVRDDAQSVSRVLQGLITGLGFLGAGVIIREQRSQKIFGLTTAASIWSCALIGAAFGAGQFALGGLSLGAILLTLIIGGPLEKLVASCTGVKRTSEVSGEPE; via the coding sequence ATGACTCAATGGGATCTGTACGGGACTATTGCCCTGAGGCTGGGTTTAGCCCTTCTTGTTGGGGCCATATTAGGCTTAAACCGCTGGTTACATCACAAATCGGCCGGAATACGAACCCACGCTTTGGTCTCGATTGGTTCCGCTACCGCAGTTTTACTCATCTCAGACTTTGTGCGGGATGATGCGCAATCAGTAAGCCGTGTCCTGCAAGGCTTAATTACCGGTCTTGGGTTTTTGGGTGCAGGTGTAATTATTCGCGAGCAACGATCCCAAAAGATCTTCGGTCTAACTACGGCTGCGAGTATTTGGTCTTGCGCCTTAATAGGCGCCGCTTTTGGGGCAGGTCAATTTGCATTGGGAGGACTTAGTCTTGGGGCTATATTGCTGACCCTAATTATTGGAGGCCCTCTAGAGAAGCTGGTTGCCAGCTGTACTGGGGTCAAAAGGACCTCGGAGGTATCTGGGGAGCCTGAATAA
- a CDS encoding arsenate reductase ArsC, producing MDKKYNILFLCTGNSARSILGEVLATTLSHGKLIGYSAGSRPAGFVHPIALRIAKELDYPLDLLRSKSWDEYGQEGAPRMDFIITVCDSAAGEECPYWPGHPASAHWGFADPAAVDSGDSAMLDAFKQVEMGLRNRIELLMDLPMDKLEHAQIRDELQSIHHRIKFR from the coding sequence ATGGATAAAAAATACAATATTCTTTTTTTGTGTACTGGAAACTCCGCCAGATCCATTCTAGGTGAAGTCTTAGCAACCACTTTAAGCCATGGAAAGTTGATCGGCTATTCAGCAGGCTCAAGACCCGCAGGATTTGTTCACCCAATCGCCTTAAGGATTGCTAAGGAGCTAGATTATCCCCTTGACCTTTTGCGCAGCAAGAGTTGGGATGAGTATGGACAAGAGGGTGCTCCTCGCATGGATTTTATTATTACCGTGTGTGATTCTGCGGCAGGAGAAGAGTGTCCATATTGGCCAGGGCATCCTGCTAGTGCCCACTGGGGGTTCGCTGACCCAGCAGCTGTTGATTCGGGTGACTCAGCGATGCTTGATGCCTTTAAACAAGTGGAAATGGGCCTACGTAATCGCATTGAGCTTTTAATGGATTTGCCCATGGATAAATTAGAGCATGCTCAAATCAGGGATGAGTTACAGTCAATTCATCACCGCATTAAATTCAGATAG
- a CDS encoding DUF2252 domain-containing protein: MSTAKKSNFATLRSVESFANPRPSIKKRMADGKALRKSVSIAQQGVYTPPKHRVDPITILENQAKSRIESLIPIRYERMLQSPFAFYRGGAAIMAQDLANQPSTNITVQLCGDMHVSNFGLFGTAEHRLVFGINDFDETLPGSWEWDLKRLVASALIACESIGGDKSLSKKLVYRICSEYQKRMNQYAKMPYLDLAQEFIGEEDIRKHFCKEHQKKIDATLKATKGQGNIQVLQKLTTLVGKDRKIINKPPLIEHFKKKAYGVPLEKLIDKALLNYASTLLADRKILFQRYGLKDYARKVVGVGSVGTNCLVLYFEGDSENDPLFLQYKEAQKSVLSPYIGESIYRDMGQRVVAGQRLLQGAPDIFLNYGSVQFDIDRSQGFYLRQLRDMKGGMEVGPGGVSLKNFPDYARLFGWALALGHARSGDAAMISGYCGESDDFSVAFYAFARSYAKQNEQDFELFKKAVKSKKLKTASKKTAL; encoded by the coding sequence ATGTCTACAGCAAAGAAGTCAAACTTTGCCACCCTGAGATCGGTGGAGTCCTTCGCCAATCCACGGCCTAGCATCAAAAAGCGGATGGCCGATGGTAAGGCTCTTCGTAAATCCGTCAGCATTGCGCAGCAGGGTGTTTATACCCCTCCTAAACACAGAGTGGATCCGATTACCATTCTTGAAAATCAAGCAAAGTCCCGGATTGAATCACTGATACCAATTCGATATGAACGTATGTTGCAATCCCCCTTTGCCTTTTATCGGGGTGGAGCAGCAATCATGGCACAGGATTTAGCAAACCAGCCAAGCACGAATATTACTGTTCAGTTATGTGGCGATATGCATGTTTCCAACTTCGGCTTGTTTGGAACTGCTGAGCATCGTTTAGTTTTTGGAATCAACGACTTTGATGAGACCTTGCCAGGTAGCTGGGAATGGGATCTGAAGCGCCTTGTCGCTAGCGCTCTAATAGCCTGTGAAAGTATTGGCGGAGATAAGTCTTTAAGTAAAAAGTTGGTTTACAGAATCTGTTCTGAGTATCAAAAGCGCATGAACCAATACGCAAAAATGCCTTATCTTGACCTCGCCCAAGAATTTATTGGTGAGGAGGATATTCGTAAGCACTTTTGTAAAGAACATCAGAAGAAAATTGATGCAACCCTTAAAGCAACTAAGGGGCAGGGAAACATTCAGGTCCTTCAGAAATTAACAACCTTGGTTGGTAAAGATCGGAAGATCATTAATAAGCCACCATTAATTGAGCATTTTAAAAAGAAGGCGTATGGAGTTCCTTTAGAGAAATTAATTGATAAGGCTTTATTAAATTATGCGAGTACCTTGCTAGCGGATCGCAAAATTCTTTTTCAGCGCTATGGTTTAAAAGACTATGCCCGCAAAGTTGTGGGTGTTGGCAGTGTTGGTACAAATTGCTTGGTTCTCTATTTTGAGGGTGATAGTGAAAATGACCCGCTCTTTTTGCAATATAAGGAAGCGCAAAAATCAGTCTTGAGCCCTTATATCGGCGAATCTATTTACCGAGATATGGGGCAGCGCGTTGTTGCTGGTCAACGCTTACTGCAGGGGGCTCCTGATATCTTTTTAAACTACGGATCCGTACAATTTGATATTGATCGAAGCCAGGGTTTTTATCTCCGTCAATTACGTGATATGAAGGGTGGCATGGAAGTTGGCCCTGGCGGGGTTTCTTTAAAAAACTTTCCTGACTACGCTAGATTATTTGGTTGGGCTTTAGCTCTTGGTCATGCGCGCTCAGGTGATGCAGCCATGATTTCAGGGTATTGCGGTGAGTCAGATGATTTTTCTGTGGCCTTTTATGCATTCGCGCGATCCTATGCAAAGCAAAATGAACAGGATTTTGAACTCTTCAAGAAGGCAGTAAAAAGTAAGAAATTAAAGACTGCTTCAAAGAAAACGGCTCTCTAA
- a CDS encoding alkaline phosphatase, producing MKISRYLQALALALLASCAGLLQAAAIYPINQATILAGSKFDIKVEFNSVVNPADVIIELNGASLNTFTKNKPEFIANENGKGSSVYIRDVQLPKAGKYQVTAKAQQEQLQVSWDVYASGPRRVKNVILFIGDGMTIANRTTARVLSKGIQEGKYQGRLAFDDMPSTAMIGTSGSDSLITDSANSMSAYTTGHKTAVNAMGVYVSRASDNLSHPKVETIAELVKRNTKMSVGIVSDAELEDATPGAMVSHTRRRADKQYIADQLLASGAEVILGGGSAYFYPQSAKGSKRKDEKNLVESFKSNGYQVAFTKQELISAAQSKNTKKLFGVFHPDNMDGSLDRLYLKKNTVEQYPNQPDLTEMTQSAIDVLSRNPNGFFLMVEAALIDKFNHPLDWERAAFDTIMLSNAVQIARDFAKTHPDTLIIVTPDHTHSGSISGVVHDDKPGPLREKVGIYADAGYPNYPKADIQGYPNKIDVSKRIAFFYGNYPDHYETLHPKLDGTFVPAIKSEDGKYVANPQYLQLQEDAIHVGGNLPSHQESGVHTADDAVLNAQGPGSEKFKGFMDNTEVFKVMVESLGLGSK from the coding sequence ATGAAAATTTCTCGTTACCTCCAAGCTTTAGCGCTGGCTTTGTTAGCATCTTGCGCTGGATTATTGCAAGCAGCTGCTATCTATCCAATTAATCAGGCTACTATATTGGCTGGCTCCAAGTTCGACATTAAGGTTGAATTTAATTCTGTGGTCAATCCAGCTGATGTGATTATCGAGCTCAATGGCGCATCACTGAATACCTTCACCAAGAACAAGCCAGAATTTATTGCCAATGAAAACGGCAAAGGTAGCTCAGTTTACATTCGGGATGTGCAATTACCCAAAGCGGGAAAATATCAAGTTACAGCCAAAGCACAACAAGAGCAGTTACAAGTGTCATGGGATGTATATGCAAGCGGACCACGTCGCGTAAAGAATGTGATTCTCTTTATTGGTGATGGCATGACCATCGCTAACCGTACCACTGCCAGAGTCTTATCTAAGGGAATTCAGGAGGGCAAGTATCAGGGAAGATTGGCGTTTGACGATATGCCTAGTACTGCGATGATAGGTACTTCAGGGTCAGACTCTTTAATTACAGACTCTGCTAATTCTATGAGCGCCTACACAACAGGTCATAAAACAGCGGTTAACGCCATGGGCGTCTATGTATCTCGTGCCAGTGATAATCTTTCGCATCCTAAAGTTGAAACCATAGCTGAACTAGTAAAACGCAATACCAAAATGTCCGTCGGAATTGTGTCTGATGCCGAGCTTGAGGATGCTACTCCTGGGGCAATGGTTTCACATACAAGACGTAGAGCAGATAAACAATACATTGCGGACCAACTTCTAGCTAGTGGTGCGGAAGTTATCTTGGGTGGGGGCTCTGCTTATTTTTATCCTCAGTCAGCCAAAGGCTCAAAGCGTAAAGATGAGAAAAATTTGGTGGAAAGTTTTAAGTCAAATGGCTATCAAGTAGCATTTACCAAACAAGAGCTCATTTCTGCCGCTCAGAGCAAAAATACAAAAAAATTATTTGGCGTATTTCATCCAGACAATATGGATGGCTCTTTAGACCGCCTTTATCTCAAAAAGAATACGGTAGAGCAATATCCTAACCAACCTGATCTCACAGAGATGACGCAATCGGCTATTGATGTTTTATCTAGAAATCCTAACGGCTTCTTCCTTATGGTGGAAGCTGCTCTGATTGATAAGTTCAACCATCCCTTAGATTGGGAGCGAGCAGCGTTCGATACCATCATGCTTAGCAATGCAGTGCAAATTGCTAGAGACTTTGCTAAAACCCACCCGGATACCTTGATTATTGTCACGCCTGATCATACCCATAGCGGCTCAATCAGCGGGGTGGTGCATGACGATAAACCTGGGCCACTTCGTGAGAAGGTTGGCATTTATGCGGATGCAGGGTATCCAAATTATCCAAAAGCCGATATTCAGGGTTATCCAAATAAGATTGATGTATCCAAACGCATCGCTTTCTTCTATGGAAATTACCCCGATCATTACGAGACCCTTCATCCAAAGTTGGATGGTACTTTTGTTCCGGCGATTAAGTCTGAGGATGGCAAGTATGTAGCAAACCCACAATACCTTCAATTACAAGAGGATGCGATTCATGTAGGGGGTAATTTACCCTCTCATCAAGAGTCCGGAGTTCATACGGCAGATGATGCCGTTCTTAACGCCCAAGGCCCTGGATCAGAAAAGTTCAAGGGATTCATGGATAACACTGAGGTATTTAAAGTGATGGTAGAGTCCTTAGGATTGGGATCTAAATAG
- a CDS encoding MgtC/SapB family protein, with protein MEFINNINYASLIDTSVSLGAAFLFGGLIGLERQYRQRTAGLRTNILVAIGAAIFVDAGNRLTGHDGAVHVMAYVVSGIGFLGAGVIMREEGNVRGINTAATLWASGAVGACAGADLILEAGLATAFVLAANTLLRPVVSFINRQPLDTVSVEVTNSVYIITPKHAQKHALKQFIKTLEAAGYQTQDIEVHQFGSDDVEIQAVLTASAVDGDEMDQLIAKIADQEFVNQAFWSPSTTD; from the coding sequence ATGGAGTTCATTAACAACATTAACTATGCCTCATTAATCGATACATCCGTTAGCCTTGGTGCTGCCTTCCTATTCGGTGGATTAATCGGTTTAGAGCGTCAATATCGTCAACGCACAGCAGGATTAAGAACTAATATCCTCGTCGCTATTGGTGCTGCAATTTTCGTTGATGCTGGCAATCGTTTAACTGGACATGATGGCGCTGTCCATGTCATGGCTTATGTCGTCTCAGGTATTGGTTTTTTAGGTGCCGGCGTGATCATGCGCGAAGAGGGCAATGTCCGGGGAATTAATACGGCTGCAACCTTATGGGCGTCCGGTGCAGTTGGTGCTTGCGCTGGTGCCGATCTGATACTGGAAGCAGGTTTAGCTACCGCATTTGTACTTGCCGCCAACACTTTGCTTAGACCAGTGGTGAGCTTTATCAATAGACAGCCCTTGGATACAGTTTCAGTAGAGGTAACCAATTCCGTCTACATTATTACTCCTAAACATGCTCAGAAGCATGCCCTTAAGCAGTTCATCAAAACCTTAGAGGCTGCCGGTTATCAGACTCAAGATATTGAGGTTCATCAATTTGGTAGTGATGATGTTGAAATCCAGGCTGTATTAACTGCATCTGCCGTTGATGGGGACGAGATGGATCAATTGATTGCCAAGATTGCTGATCAAGAATTTGTCAATCAGGCTTTCTGGAGCCCAAGCACCACGGATTAA
- a CDS encoding GDCCVxC domain-containing (seleno)protein yields MNSNTNYLESTVTCPHCQASATLILESGSTHHFYRCKACSAILKPKSGDCCILCSFGNRDCSSSEQNLAA; encoded by the coding sequence GTGAATTCGAATACCAACTACCTAGAATCAACTGTTACTTGCCCTCATTGCCAAGCATCAGCGACCTTAATTCTTGAGTCTGGGTCAACCCACCACTTTTATCGTTGTAAAGCTTGTAGCGCAATACTGAAGCCTAAATCAGGTGATTGCTGTATTTTGTGCAGCTTTGGTAATCGAGATTGCTCTAGTTCCGAGCAAAATTTAGCGGCCTAA